In the genome of Streptomyces sp. NBC_00259, the window CGACTGCCTGTTCGAAAGCAAGGGAAACAGAAGGTGACGGACGGAGCAGTTACCGCCGCGCACGTGCTCGTGGCGGCGGACAAGTTCAAGGGCTCGCTCACGGCTGTACAGGTCGCGGAGCGGGTGACGGCCGGGCTGCGGCGGGTCGTCCCGGAGCTCGCCGTGGAGACCCTGCCGGTCGCCGACGGCGGCGACGGCACGGTCGCGGCGGCCGTGGCGGCCGGGTTCGAGCGCCGTGAGGTGCCGGTGACCGGGCCGCTCGGTGAGTCCGTGACGGCGGCGTACGCGCTGCGCGGCACCACCGCCGTGGTGGAGATGGCCGAGGCGTCCGGACTGCAGCACCTTCCCGAGGGCGTGTTCGCGCCACTCACGGCGACGACGTACGGTTCCGGTGAGCTGCTGCGCGCCGCACTCGACGCGGGAGCGCGGACGATCGTCTTCGGCGTCGGCGGAAGCGCCACGACGGACGGCGGGGCCGGGATGCTGGCCGCGCTGGGCGCGCGCTTCCTGGACGCGGACGGGCGGCCCGTCGGCCCCGGCGGCGGTGCGCTGGCAGACGTGGCGACCGCCGACCTGTCCGGCCTGGACGCCCGTTTCAAGGACGTCGAACTGGTCCTCGCCAGCGACGTCGACAATCCGCTGACCGGCCCGAAGGGCGCGCCCGCCGTCTTCGGCCCGCAGAAGGGTGCCTCGCCCGAGGACGTCGCCACGCTGGACGCGGCGCTCGCCCACTACGCGTCGGTCCTCGGCCCCGAGCAGGCCGGGCAGCCCGGCGCCGGCGCCGCGGGCGGTATCGGTTACGGAGCGCTGGTCGCGCTCGGCGCGAGCTTCCGGCCCGGCATCGAGGTCATGCTCGACATCCTCGGCTTCGCCCCGGCGCTGTCCCGGGCCACCCTCGTCATCACCGGCGAGGGCTCGCTCGACGAGCAGACCCTCCACGGCAAGGCCCCGGCGGGCGTCGCCGCGGCGGCCCGCGCGCAGGGCATCGAGGTCGTCGCGGTGTGCGGCCGCCTCGCGCTCCCGCCGGCCGCACTCGCCGGCGCCGGTATCCGCCGCG includes:
- a CDS encoding glycerate kinase; this encodes MTDGAVTAAHVLVAADKFKGSLTAVQVAERVTAGLRRVVPELAVETLPVADGGDGTVAAAVAAGFERREVPVTGPLGESVTAAYALRGTTAVVEMAEASGLQHLPEGVFAPLTATTYGSGELLRAALDAGARTIVFGVGGSATTDGGAGMLAALGARFLDADGRPVGPGGGALADVATADLSGLDARFKDVELVLASDVDNPLTGPKGAPAVFGPQKGASPEDVATLDAALAHYASVLGPEQAGQPGAGAAGGIGYGALVALGASFRPGIEVMLDILGFAPALSRATLVITGEGSLDEQTLHGKAPAGVAAAARAQGIEVVAVCGRLALPPAALAGAGIRRAYALLDLEPDPATCMAQAGPLLERAAESIARDFLS